In one Brassica oleracea var. oleracea cultivar TO1000 chromosome C9, BOL, whole genome shotgun sequence genomic region, the following are encoded:
- the LOC106316431 gene encoding uncharacterized protein LOC106316431, whose translation MTLAPYILVPYVSYASLSLSQSPKTIMTNGGSESPASLRKQDTDTFSHKIPSTKQRFSSPASACPSFRIYYHDGAAGSIPFEWESHPGTPKHPSSELPPPLPLTPPPSHFSFSGDQTCRSSKKPMKKILALIPTRLFWLSPGGHKNKVKKLSASSESLSERVLIDENEYHMFKYQTKGKVIKRFSSFDSSIDHHPTTRRSQSTSCFGIRIW comes from the coding sequence ATGACACTAGCACCATATATACTAGTACCATATGTCTCATATGCGAGCCTTTCTCTCTCTCAGTCTCCTAAGACAATAATGACAAACGGCGGATCTGAGAGTCCTGCGTCACTGAGAAAGCAAGACACCGATACCTTCTCACACAAGATACCGTCGACCAAACAACGCTTCTCCTCGCCGGCATCAGCTTGTCCTTCCTTTAGAATCTATTACCACGATGGAGCTGCCGGTTCCATCCCTTTCGAATGGGAATCTCATCCTGGTACTCCCAAACACCCCTCCTCCGAGCTGCCTCCGCCACTTCCTCTCACCCCTCCGCCGTCTCATTTTTCCTTCTCCGGCGACCAAACCTGCCGTAGTTCAAAAAAACCCATGAAGAAAATCCTCGCACTAATCCCCACCAGGCTCTTCTGGTTATCACCAGGTGGTCACAAGAATAAGGTCAAGAAACTGTCCGCTTCATCAGAGTCTCTGTCGGAGAGAGTGCTGATCGATGAGAATGAGTACCATATGTTCAAGTATCAGACAAAAGGGAAGGTCATAAAAAGATTTTCATCCTTTGACTCTTCTATTGATCACCACCCCACCACTCGCAGATCACAATCCACCTCTTGCTTCGGAATTCGCATCTGGTAA
- the LOC106315380 gene encoding prosaposin-like, translated as WALIIKFGILFFFFCFLLALTCDASNPILLQPFVHDNQVCELCDKYLTLAIDYLQNEDNQNAFVEALHMTCSQIPPLQKQCLAMVDRYTQRFFTQVSLLKPHHICKSLNLCQPPLHSQGNCDACHDTVSQLLPKLKDPQTKLKIIRLLLKECKSLNNYQDKCKKMVFEYGPLMLADLENFLEKKDVCSILGVCPTHSFYVLPAALADS; from the exons TGGGCGTTAATTATTAAATTTGGAATCCTCTTCTTCTTCTTCTGCTTCCTATTGGCGCTGACCTGTGATGCTTCAAACCCCATTCTTCTCCAACCATTCG TTCATGATAACCAAGTCTGTGAGTTGTGTGATAAGTATCTCACCCTCGCCATTGATTACCTCCAAAATGAGGACAACCAGAATGCATTTGTTGAAGCCCTCCACATGACCTGCTCCCAGATTCCTCCTTTGCAAAAACAG TGTCTTGCCATGGTAGATCGTTATACCCAACGTTTCTTCACTCAAGTCTCCCTTCTCAAGCCCCACCATATCTGCAAGTCCCTTAACCTCTGTCAACCACCCCTTCATTCCCAAGGAAACTGTGATGCTTGCCACGATACTGTCTCTCAACTCCTCCCCAAACTCAAGGATCCTCAGACTAAG CTCAAGATAATTCGCTTGCTTCTCAAAGAATGCAAGTCCCTCAACAATTACCAGGACAAG TGCAAGAAGATGGTGTTCGAGTACGGCCCACTGATGCTTGCCGATTTGGAGAATTTTCTGGAAAAGAAAGACGTATGTTCTATCCTTGGCGTCTGTCCCACCCATAGTTTCTACGTCCTTCCTGCCGCGCTGGCAGATTCCTAG
- the LOC106316579 gene encoding uncharacterized protein LOC106316579 yields the protein MTLAPYILVPYVSYASLSLSQSPKTIMTNGGSESPASLRKQDTDTFSHKIPSTKQRFSSPASACPSFRIYYHDGAAGSIPFEWESHPGTPKHPSSELPPPLPLTPPPSHFSFSGDQTCRSSKKPMKKILALIPTRLFWLSPGGHKNKVKKLSASSESLSERVLIDENEYHMFKYQTKGKVIKRFSSFDSSIDHHPTTRRSQSTSCFGIRIW from the coding sequence ATGACACTAGCACCATATATACTAGTACCATATGTCTCATATGCGAGCCTTTCTCTCTCTCAGTCTCCTAAGACAATAATGACAAACGGCGGATCTGAGAGTCCTGCGTCACTGAGAAAGCAAGACACCGATACCTTCTCACACAAGATACCGTCGACCAAACAACGCTTTTCCTCGCCGGCATCAGCTTGTCCTTCCTTTAGAATCTATTACCACGATGGAGCTGCCGGTTCCATCCCTTTCGAATGGGAATCTCATCCTGGTACTCCCAAACACCCCTCCTCCGAGCTGCCTCCGCCACTTCCTCTCACCCCTCCGCCGTCTCATTTTTCCTTCTCCGGCGACCAAACCTGCCGTAGTTCAAAAAAACCCATGAAGAAAATCCTCGCACTAATCCCCACCAGGCTCTTCTGGTTATCACCAGGTGGTCACAAGAATAAGGTCAAGAAACTGTCCGCTTCATCAGAGTCTCTGTCGGAGAGAGTGCTGATCGATGAGAATGAGTACCATATGTTCAAGTATCAGACAAAAGGGAAGGTCATAAAAAGATTTTCATCCTTTGACTCTTCTATTGATCACCACCCCACCACTCGCAGATCACAATCCACCTCTTGCTTCGGAATTCGCATCTGGTAA